One genomic region from Epinephelus fuscoguttatus linkage group LG8, E.fuscoguttatus.final_Chr_v1 encodes:
- the LOC125892716 gene encoding C-reactive protein-like gives MKFLLLLVMLTACDASPQDLSGKMFTFPQQTNTARVQITTPINEFSAVTVCHRSFTDLKRDHILFSLATPTNSNAFLIFWDETNKEIEPHIKDKKSEYGGQDYKPNMWHSVCTTWDSTSGLTQVWFDGQPTIRKFVSSGTSIRGSIIIILGQEQDSHGGGFDLKQSFVGMMSDVHMWDYVLSSCEIQKYMDELNFTPGNVVNWSALEYQITDRVLVENKQMTCY, from the exons ATGAAGTTTTTGCTGCTCTTGGTGATGCTGACAGCGTGTGATGCAAGTCcgcaag ATCTGTCAGGTAAAATGTTCACCTTCCCGCAACAAACCAACACAGCGCGTGTGCAAATTACTACACCAATAAATGAGTTCAGTGCTGTAACTGTGTGTCACAG GTCCTTTACAGACCTCAAAAGAGACCACATCCTTTTCTCTCTGGCCACACCCACGAATTCCAATGCCTTCCTGATTTTCTGGGATGAAACGAACAAGGAGATCGAGCCCCACATCAAGGATAAAAAGTCAGAATATGGAGGGCAGGACTACAAGCCGAACATGTGGCACTCTGTTTGTACCACATGGGACTCTACAAGTGGACTGACACAGGTGTGGTTCGATGGACAACCAACGATCAGGAAATTCGTCAGCTCTGGAACAAGCATCAGAGGATCCATTATAATCATCTTAGGACAG GAGCAGGATTCCCACGGTGGGGGGTTTGACTTGAAGCAGTCTTTCGTTGGTATGATGTCTGACGTCCACATGTGGGACTACGTCCTCTCCTCCTGTGAGATTCAGAAGTACATGGATGAACTCAACTTCACTCCAGGGAATGTCGTCAACTGGAGTGCGCTGGAGTACCAGATCACCGACAGAGTGCTGgtagaaaataaacaaatgaccTGTTACTAA